A window of Kosmotoga arenicorallina S304 contains these coding sequences:
- a CDS encoding PRC-barrel domain-containing protein, whose protein sequence is MENKLKWGARVLSEDGKNLGRLTRVVFHPSTNEVTHIVVEKGVFNRRAKLVPINSIQFAASDEVRLKIDAAQIDELQDFEETYFLSGENIEGEVKPLYWLRPIGDYPEIYPLPPLAVSYNLDENSHAIEPGVTVISAEDHEVGRVKSVLLDEKGHITHFVAELKVEGKISTKIIPIDWVSKIEDSFLKVSASESMLAKLPDKS, encoded by the coding sequence ATGGAAAACAAGCTAAAATGGGGAGCAAGAGTGCTGTCTGAAGATGGAAAAAATCTCGGAAGGCTTACAAGAGTTGTTTTTCATCCTTCAACAAACGAGGTTACTCATATTGTTGTTGAGAAAGGCGTTTTCAATAGAAGAGCAAAGCTTGTTCCTATTAACTCAATCCAGTTTGCTGCTTCTGATGAAGTAAGGCTTAAAATAGATGCAGCGCAAATTGATGAACTGCAGGATTTTGAGGAGACCTACTTTCTTTCAGGCGAAAACATTGAAGGTGAAGTCAAACCTCTTTACTGGCTTCGACCTATTGGAGATTATCCAGAAATCTACCCCCTACCACCTCTCGCCGTAAGCTACAATTTAGATGAAAACTCTCATGCAATTGAACCTGGAGTGACTGTAATTTCTGCCGAAGACCACGAAGTTGGCAGGGTGAAGAGCGTTTTGCTTGACGAAAAGGGGCATATAACCCATTTTGTCGCAGAGTTAAAGGTAGAAGGAAAAATTTCAACCAAAATCATCCCTATTGACTGGGTTAGTAAAATAGAAGACTCTTTTTTAAAAGTCTCCGCTTCGGAAAGCATGCTGGCAAAATTGCCTGATAAATCATGA
- a CDS encoding ABC transporter ATP-binding protein, protein MAIVVAKKLRKIYNSGEVQVEALKSVDLEIEEGEILAIIGPSGCGKSTLLNCLSGIDDLTSGEVIVNDRPLNEMNDNQKTRFRAENMGFVFQFYNLIPVLTTVENIELPLLTIGYSLKDARKQALDILKRLGIYERANYLPSRLSGGERQRVAIGRALVHKPKIVWADEPTGALDTESSKALMNLIVELNEKYGQTFVIVTHDERIASYANRVAHMDSGEIISIKKLEARQR, encoded by the coding sequence ATGGCAATTGTGGTTGCTAAAAAGCTGAGAAAGATTTATAACTCCGGGGAGGTTCAGGTTGAGGCTTTGAAAAGCGTAGATCTGGAAATTGAAGAGGGAGAAATACTCGCAATTATTGGCCCTTCTGGGTGCGGAAAGAGTACGTTATTGAATTGCCTTTCCGGAATAGATGATCTAACTTCCGGAGAGGTAATTGTAAATGATAGGCCTCTAAACGAAATGAACGACAATCAAAAAACGCGCTTTAGGGCAGAAAATATGGGATTTGTCTTTCAGTTCTACAACCTAATACCTGTTTTGACCACTGTGGAAAACATCGAACTTCCCTTACTAACAATAGGCTATTCTCTAAAAGATGCCAGAAAACAAGCATTGGATATTCTTAAAAGACTTGGTATTTATGAACGCGCAAATTATTTGCCTTCAAGGTTGAGTGGAGGCGAAAGGCAACGTGTGGCTATTGGAAGAGCACTGGTTCACAAGCCAAAAATAGTCTGGGCTGATGAACCCACAGGGGCTCTGGATACTGAATCAAGCAAAGCATTGATGAATCTTATTGTTGAGTTGAACGAAAAGTACGGGCAGACCTTTGTGATAGTGACACATGACGAAAGGATAGCTTCTTACGCAAACAGGGTGGCTCATATGGATAGCGGAGAAATTATCTCCATTAAAAAATTGGAGGCTCGACAAAGATGA
- a CDS encoding ABC transporter permease, giving the protein MINILSYIVAALILWILISMIRNPIMLKMSFKNAFRRKAETLLVVLGSLIGTALIVGSMAMNDSFQKFLYAQVEYNLGEIDEILKPGDGKPYFDAEKLMEQLSLLEESPLTDGVLPVITRNVTIGFPGETRKLNPEKTMEAFLIGGDPGKFSNFVGKDADVKAFELLQGDSEGYVPAIINKKIADSLGVREGDLLEILPDASYRLLSWIKLPMIKIMGVMDQAGFINYTGSEMNPMKGTLLLNINDARKILGISIPDAFSDIFVSNKGDYLKGEKLTSQVVDFINTHGDFFEIETVKSEVISDASQGNIGLVFLALSLFAIVAGVFLLINIYVMLSEERKVELGTLRAIGFKRSEVSKVIAFEGFFYSLFAALAGIPAGLLITKFILSKFVNLVNNITVLISSVGSRLNTSTFEATFDLYVKPSTLIYGFMLGMMIPILVSLYAGRKISRMNIVRAVRNIPEELEIEKKSFKLLSVISVSVSVLIAFGGYRLENASLFVLGVVLALFALPFVIPIKKKRLIVSLFCVAALGFIFWSNSVDFVNKASSDSITLIAIKGFSILLFVMLLGTYNLKIFEWVLLRLFKRSKKHTPTLKISISFPARNRLTTAMTIAMYAMVVYIITVISIIPYTQEKNLSESRNLFLYGYDVYASSLSGETTISATEISSIEGVIEASTILVGRAKVFTSSGESKRVNLYLIDKRFPGGSSFAIKNLKTINPVKGARSDISVLWNYLVSHPDAIAVSESVLKADPGDRVTITEISSGNAFAGPERSIRETKNVWIPLERSVDLSVVGVIPEDTFSIFNGIFIYSESLPEEIVAKLGSQMLFIKLEGDNYEEKKNNHEKVRSLIGMSGMFSIFIDDILKIISASISGIVEIFRSFLYFGMFVGIAGTAITMFKAFYRRKRIIGILKSLGFTRNMIFTSFWVEASFSVIIGLLLGFLTGILTTYEMFSSPALEGLNFYIPWYQLMVMGVSFYVISLLSTFVPSYFASRLPPARAIRYFE; this is encoded by the coding sequence ATGATTAATATCTTATCTTATATAGTTGCAGCACTTATACTATGGATTTTGATTTCGATGATTAGAAATCCTATAATGCTAAAAATGAGTTTCAAAAACGCTTTCAGGAGAAAGGCTGAAACACTTCTTGTAGTACTTGGCTCTTTAATAGGTACGGCTTTGATTGTTGGTTCAATGGCTATGAACGATTCTTTTCAAAAATTCCTTTATGCGCAGGTTGAATATAACCTCGGAGAAATAGATGAAATCTTAAAGCCTGGTGATGGCAAACCCTATTTCGATGCTGAAAAACTCATGGAGCAACTTTCATTGTTAGAAGAATCGCCTTTAACAGATGGTGTTTTACCGGTAATAACAAGGAACGTCACTATAGGATTTCCAGGAGAAACCAGAAAACTTAACCCCGAAAAAACAATGGAGGCTTTTCTTATCGGTGGTGATCCGGGTAAATTCAGTAATTTCGTAGGTAAAGATGCAGATGTAAAGGCATTCGAGTTACTTCAAGGGGATAGCGAAGGATATGTGCCAGCTATAATAAACAAAAAGATTGCTGACTCCCTTGGAGTAAGAGAAGGGGACCTCCTTGAAATACTTCCTGATGCAAGTTACAGATTGTTAAGCTGGATTAAACTCCCAATGATAAAAATAATGGGGGTAATGGATCAAGCCGGGTTTATTAATTACACCGGGTCGGAAATGAATCCTATGAAAGGAACCCTTTTGCTTAATATTAATGATGCCAGAAAAATTCTGGGGATAAGCATACCAGATGCTTTCAGTGATATTTTTGTTTCCAACAAAGGAGATTACCTAAAAGGCGAAAAGCTCACATCTCAGGTTGTGGATTTTATCAACACCCATGGTGATTTTTTTGAAATAGAGACCGTTAAAAGCGAGGTCATTTCGGACGCTTCTCAAGGTAATATCGGGCTTGTTTTCCTTGCCCTCAGCCTTTTTGCCATTGTTGCAGGTGTCTTTTTGTTGATAAATATATACGTTATGCTTTCTGAAGAGAGAAAGGTTGAATTGGGTACTCTACGGGCAATTGGCTTCAAACGAAGTGAAGTGTCAAAGGTGATAGCTTTTGAAGGGTTTTTTTACTCTCTCTTTGCAGCTCTTGCTGGTATACCAGCAGGGCTATTGATAACCAAATTTATCCTTTCTAAATTCGTTAATCTTGTAAACAACATAACAGTACTTATTTCTTCTGTTGGTTCGAGATTAAACACGAGCACATTTGAAGCCACTTTCGACTTATATGTTAAGCCTTCTACATTGATTTATGGCTTTATGCTGGGAATGATGATTCCCATTCTTGTTTCTCTTTACGCAGGAAGAAAAATTTCTAGGATGAATATAGTTCGGGCTGTAAGGAATATTCCCGAAGAGCTGGAAATAGAGAAAAAAAGTTTTAAATTACTGTCAGTTATTTCTGTTTCGGTGTCTGTTTTGATTGCTTTTGGAGGATACCGACTGGAAAACGCTTCCCTTTTTGTTTTGGGGGTTGTTCTCGCGCTTTTTGCTCTTCCCTTTGTGATACCGATTAAGAAAAAAAGGCTTATTGTTAGCTTATTTTGTGTCGCCGCTTTAGGGTTCATTTTCTGGAGCAATTCAGTTGATTTTGTAAATAAGGCTAGCTCAGATTCCATTACTCTAATTGCAATTAAAGGATTCTCAATTCTGCTGTTTGTTATGCTTCTCGGAACTTATAACCTCAAGATTTTTGAATGGGTATTGTTAAGATTATTCAAAAGGAGCAAAAAGCATACTCCAACATTGAAAATTTCTATTTCATTTCCGGCAAGAAACAGACTCACAACGGCAATGACAATTGCCATGTATGCCATGGTGGTGTATATAATAACAGTTATTTCAATCATTCCTTATACACAAGAAAAAAACCTTTCAGAAAGCAGAAATCTTTTCCTTTACGGTTACGATGTATATGCCTCGTCACTGTCGGGAGAAACCACCATATCAGCTACTGAGATTTCCTCTATCGAAGGTGTCATAGAGGCTTCGACAATACTCGTTGGAAGAGCAAAAGTTTTTACTTCTTCTGGTGAGTCAAAAAGAGTGAACCTTTATCTCATTGATAAAAGATTTCCCGGTGGAAGTTCCTTTGCAATTAAAAACCTGAAGACAATAAATCCGGTTAAAGGCGCAAGATCTGATATATCTGTGTTGTGGAATTATCTTGTTTCTCACCCCGATGCCATAGCAGTTTCAGAAAGCGTCCTCAAAGCAGATCCTGGCGATAGGGTTACCATCACCGAAATTTCTTCTGGAAACGCCTTTGCGGGTCCAGAACGCTCAATTAGAGAAACAAAAAATGTGTGGATCCCTCTTGAAAGATCTGTCGACCTTTCTGTTGTCGGAGTTATTCCTGAGGATACATTTTCCATTTTTAATGGCATTTTTATCTATTCTGAAAGCCTGCCAGAAGAAATTGTAGCGAAATTAGGCAGCCAGATGCTGTTTATAAAACTTGAAGGAGATAACTATGAGGAAAAGAAAAATAACCACGAGAAAGTCCGTTCACTAATCGGAATGTCCGGTATGTTTTCGATTTTCATAGATGATATCCTTAAGATAATCAGCGCTTCGATTAGCGGTATAGTCGAAATTTTCAGATCTTTTCTGTACTTTGGAATGTTTGTTGGAATTGCCGGTACTGCGATTACGATGTTTAAGGCTTTTTACAGGCGAAAAAGAATCATAGGGATTTTGAAATCTCTGGGATTTACAAGGAATATGATTTTTACTTCTTTCTGGGTTGAAGCCAGTTTTTCGGTGATAATAGGGCTCCTTCTGGGCTTTTTGACGGGGATTCTTACAACTTATGAAATGTTTTCTTCTCCAGCATTGGAAGGCTTGAACTTTTACATTCCGTGGTATCAATTGATGGTTATGGGAGTTAGCTTTTATGTTATTTCCCTTCTGTCAACCTTTGTTCCAAGTTATTTTGCTTCAAGATTGCCGCCAGCCAGGGCCATTAGATACTTTGAATGA
- a CDS encoding PP2C family protein-serine/threonine phosphatase: MGKVLVIDDDRTIRMLLKLILNKAGHVVLEAFDAKTGLSVAEIESPDLILLDLMLPDINGLNLLNAIKSNEWLKKIPIIVLTGSTDQENKLVALRSGAVDFITKPFLHEEVLLRVNTQLKLHSLINSLENAVSHLEKDLMAASRIQKSLIPSYPPEGYFDEIHWIYEPSHKVGGDIFDIIPIDDNSVLLYVADIAGHGVNAAMLSVIVHRFIEDYCDNHPDFELSNFMLELDRNFRFNDFTLFFTITAALFHRESKTLELTNAGHPAPLLIKDDMLELKEPAESIIGIDMLEGNTKCYTISPGARLFLYTDGVTEAANDRGQLFGSERLMKSLFEQRNFQLKEQLENVFNKLKTFTGNNEFEDDISIIGIQF, translated from the coding sequence GTGGGTAAAGTACTCGTTATTGATGATGATAGAACAATAAGAATGCTACTGAAACTAATACTCAACAAGGCTGGACATGTTGTTCTGGAAGCTTTTGATGCAAAAACAGGTCTTAGCGTAGCAGAGATAGAGTCTCCGGATCTCATTCTCCTTGATCTAATGCTTCCAGACATTAATGGACTGAATTTGCTTAATGCAATAAAGAGTAACGAATGGTTGAAAAAGATACCCATCATCGTTCTTACAGGTTCAACTGATCAGGAAAATAAGCTGGTTGCACTTAGAAGCGGTGCTGTTGATTTTATAACAAAACCTTTTTTGCATGAAGAAGTGCTTTTAAGGGTAAATACGCAACTTAAACTTCACAGTTTGATCAATTCTCTTGAAAACGCCGTATCCCATCTGGAAAAAGATCTTATGGCCGCCTCCCGGATCCAAAAATCGCTCATCCCCTCTTATCCCCCGGAGGGTTATTTCGATGAAATACATTGGATCTATGAGCCCTCTCACAAAGTTGGTGGTGATATATTCGATATCATCCCCATCGATGATAACTCAGTGCTTTTATACGTTGCTGACATAGCAGGACACGGTGTAAACGCAGCCATGTTATCCGTCATTGTTCATAGATTCATTGAAGACTATTGTGACAATCACCCGGATTTTGAACTCAGTAATTTTATGCTGGAGCTCGACAGAAATTTCAGATTCAACGATTTTACGCTGTTCTTTACAATAACAGCAGCACTTTTTCACAGGGAAAGTAAGACACTCGAGTTAACCAATGCAGGTCATCCGGCACCTCTTCTTATCAAAGACGATATGCTTGAATTGAAAGAACCGGCTGAAAGCATAATAGGCATAGATATGCTTGAGGGAAACACGAAATGTTATACAATTTCTCCCGGAGCAAGGCTTTTTTTATACACCGATGGAGTTACTGAAGCAGCAAATGACAGAGGTCAACTCTTTGGCTCGGAAAGGCTCATGAAAAGCCTTTTTGAGCAAAGAAACTTTCAATTAAAGGAACAGCTGGAAAATGTTTTTAATAAGTTGAAAACTTTCACTGGTAACAATGAGTTTGAAGACGACATATCAATTATTGGCATACAATTTTAA
- a CDS encoding STAS domain-containing protein has product MFEIERINNLYLIIKLKEPTRVIGEVSIEFREWLLNQNYEHLKAVIFDADNLVFVDSMGIASFIALYKKLFQEKIPITFCGLSPDLKNLFMMLKLDTLFDINCDSISAALEKFGR; this is encoded by the coding sequence TTGTTTGAAATCGAAAGGATCAATAACCTTTATCTGATAATTAAATTAAAAGAACCCACGAGAGTTATTGGTGAAGTTTCAATTGAATTCAGAGAGTGGCTATTAAACCAAAACTACGAGCATTTAAAAGCGGTGATTTTTGATGCCGATAATCTCGTTTTTGTAGATAGCATGGGAATAGCTTCTTTTATAGCTCTTTATAAAAAATTATTTCAGGAGAAGATCCCTATAACGTTCTGTGGATTATCACCCGACTTGAAAAATCTCTTTATGATGCTTAAGCTGGATACTTTGTTTGATATCAATTGTGATTCGATTTCAGCCGCTTTAGAAAAATTCGGGAGATGA
- a CDS encoding STAS domain-containing protein, whose product MVKEIVVQEKKITAFTNEKFFEELYSFVSNNDILALNMKNVDVIDSSGITRILSLRKKLQNAGSDLAIVSPSPYVKKVLLLLGINKIIKIVEDISELLVDKDEE is encoded by the coding sequence ATGGTAAAAGAAATCGTGGTTCAAGAGAAGAAAATAACTGCCTTTACGAATGAGAAATTTTTCGAGGAGTTATATAGTTTTGTCAGTAATAACGACATTCTCGCTTTGAACATGAAAAATGTCGATGTCATTGATTCATCAGGCATTACAAGAATTCTCTCTTTGAGAAAAAAGCTTCAAAATGCGGGTTCGGATCTTGCTATTGTTTCACCCTCGCCTTATGTTAAAAAAGTACTTCTATTGCTTGGCATAAATAAGATCATAAAAATTGTCGAAGATATCTCAGAGCTGCTGGTGGACAAAGATGAAGAATAA
- a CDS encoding ATP-binding protein: MKNKMFLQMRPDLKEVDRISSDIYDELVPIVGREKAFIVELVVIEACTNIVKHGCIKEDSQIDIELSINQKNIEFTITDEGTPFNPLLKKLPDLSNLEELKNGGIGIYLIRNLSKKVSYKYSEGKNRLKILL; encoded by the coding sequence ATGAAGAATAAGATGTTCTTGCAAATGAGGCCAGACCTGAAAGAAGTTGACCGGATTTCATCGGATATATACGATGAACTGGTGCCAATTGTGGGAAGAGAAAAAGCTTTCATAGTCGAATTGGTCGTCATTGAAGCCTGCACCAATATTGTTAAACACGGTTGTATAAAAGAAGATAGTCAAATTGATATAGAATTAAGCATAAATCAGAAAAATATCGAGTTCACAATAACCGATGAAGGAACCCCCTTCAATCCTCTATTGAAGAAGTTGCCTGATCTTTCGAATTTAGAAGAACTTAAAAACGGTGGTATAGGCATATATTTGATCAGAAACCTATCAAAGAAAGTTTCCTATAAGTACTCAGAAGGAAAAAACAGGTTGAAAATACTCCTTTAA
- a CDS encoding response regulator: MVFVLVFIGIFTFLSFAKASREEYKSYLEVKKQDVYSWFIEYKKSLRNNLEFFLKDGQLLPEVMLLAEYKPEDIKVFKDEVNLPVDFGTLFDKFGNTFYPFHGELLYFYKTDFDGRTFLLASTVNKSLIDGLSSSLGNDTLVFLYVDGLYLIPEDFKELEIFPTVVKSAYDESQEKPVDYVAARNWLDKLLSGDKYLVDRIELVGANIYILQSQKLLSIFQKRFVYLMFAVTLFVLVFSFIFSTALNSYISRALKKIIEGFESIKQGNFEEVKIKSRDELQLIAQELNKTMGFIKDTLEKLKLSNEQLKKASIVAQQANKMKSEFLANMSHEMRTPMNAVLGFTELLMAEEDNPEKRKYLSTIYKSGEHLLNLINDVLDLSKIESGKLETIKVPYNPRELLKNLVETYIPLASSKDLHLAYNVDESIPEYLLGDEFRIRQILTNLISNAIKFTESGYVTIRAINGENTIDYVVKDTGIGISEKDFKRIFEPFTQLDGTMSRKYGGTGLGLTITKRLVELLEGELSIKSSPGKGTEVTVRLKKEIPPVVSSSLPENVETSSLLLLLVTRDTELLESLGSAFSRHGIKYRYTDDLDLTRLLLNNQGVSFVLLDRVFPDDEIEEFLKKLKVPFLILSEKSNNNKAFESYTITKPVSEDRLINRIYSTFQKAESFTPQKAKILIVEDNEANRLLFKRILQKIGHEVKVAENGKIAIDMMSREKFDMVFMDMQMPIMDGYTATRKLRQMGIETPIIALTAHTMRGDEEKTLKVGCNGYLGKPVRRRDLLDAVRRFLNSKKADEIDDEAIYEKEEIANGSNNRIQNFALKMGLSIEEAQNMFQEYGKFIEERIEYIQKKIDEGDLESIAVEGHSLKGSGTMYSVEEISELGLNMEKAAREKRVEEVKSQLKALMELKKKIWR, encoded by the coding sequence GTGGTTTTTGTTCTGGTTTTCATAGGCATTTTCACCTTTCTCTCCTTTGCAAAAGCTTCCAGAGAAGAGTACAAAAGCTATCTGGAAGTGAAAAAACAAGATGTATATAGCTGGTTCATCGAGTACAAGAAATCATTGCGCAACAATCTTGAATTTTTCTTAAAAGATGGCCAGTTGCTTCCTGAAGTAATGCTGTTGGCTGAATATAAGCCTGAAGATATAAAAGTTTTCAAAGACGAGGTTAATCTTCCAGTAGATTTCGGTACTCTTTTTGACAAATTTGGAAACACATTCTATCCATTCCATGGCGAATTGCTCTATTTCTATAAAACGGATTTTGACGGTAGAACCTTCCTTCTCGCAAGCACAGTTAATAAGTCTTTGATAGACGGTCTTTCAAGTTCATTGGGGAACGATACCCTTGTCTTTCTCTATGTGGATGGTCTTTACTTAATTCCGGAAGACTTCAAAGAACTGGAAATATTTCCGACAGTTGTCAAAAGCGCTTATGATGAAAGCCAGGAAAAACCTGTCGATTATGTTGCAGCCAGAAACTGGCTGGATAAATTGCTATCCGGGGACAAGTATCTGGTCGATCGCATTGAGCTTGTTGGCGCTAACATTTATATTCTTCAATCTCAGAAACTGCTCAGTATTTTTCAAAAACGTTTTGTATATTTGATGTTTGCCGTAACTCTTTTTGTGCTTGTCTTTTCCTTCATCTTTTCAACAGCTTTGAATTCTTATATTTCCAGAGCTCTGAAAAAAATTATAGAAGGGTTCGAATCCATAAAGCAGGGGAACTTTGAAGAAGTGAAAATAAAGTCCCGTGACGAACTGCAACTTATAGCACAGGAGCTGAACAAAACAATGGGCTTTATTAAAGACACCCTTGAAAAGCTCAAACTCTCAAATGAACAATTGAAAAAAGCATCGATTGTGGCACAGCAGGCAAACAAAATGAAATCTGAATTCCTTGCAAATATGTCCCACGAAATGAGAACTCCCATGAATGCTGTATTGGGATTTACAGAACTTCTCATGGCTGAAGAAGACAATCCAGAAAAGAGAAAATACCTTTCCACCATCTATAAAAGCGGAGAACATCTGCTCAATCTCATTAACGATGTTCTTGACCTCTCGAAAATAGAATCAGGTAAATTAGAGACTATCAAGGTTCCTTATAATCCCAGAGAGCTTCTTAAAAACCTTGTTGAAACATATATTCCCCTTGCATCATCAAAAGATCTGCACCTCGCTTATAACGTTGACGAATCCATTCCTGAATATCTTCTCGGTGATGAATTTAGAATTCGGCAAATTCTCACTAATCTCATTTCAAACGCGATAAAATTCACCGAATCTGGCTATGTTACCATAAGAGCCATTAATGGAGAAAATACAATTGACTATGTTGTGAAAGATACCGGCATCGGTATATCAGAGAAAGATTTCAAGAGGATATTCGAGCCCTTTACTCAGCTTGACGGGACGATGTCAAGAAAATACGGTGGAACCGGTTTGGGGCTTACCATAACCAAGCGCCTGGTTGAACTGCTTGAAGGAGAGCTCTCTATAAAGAGTTCGCCCGGAAAGGGAACAGAAGTTACAGTAAGACTGAAAAAAGAAATCCCTCCCGTTGTAAGCTCTTCACTGCCGGAAAATGTTGAAACCAGTTCTTTGCTTCTGCTTTTAGTAACTCGGGATACAGAACTTTTAGAAAGCCTTGGGTCTGCGTTTTCCAGACACGGTATTAAGTATAGATATACAGATGACTTAGACCTCACCAGACTCCTATTGAACAATCAAGGAGTTTCTTTCGTGCTTTTAGACAGGGTTTTTCCCGATGACGAGATTGAGGAATTTCTAAAAAAACTGAAAGTTCCCTTTCTGATCCTTTCGGAAAAAAGCAATAACAATAAGGCTTTTGAAAGTTATACAATCACCAAACCGGTATCTGAGGATCGGCTGATAAATAGGATTTACAGTACATTTCAAAAAGCAGAAAGCTTTACTCCGCAAAAAGCTAAAATCCTCATTGTGGAAGACAATGAAGCAAACAGATTGCTGTTCAAAAGGATCCTTCAAAAGATTGGACATGAAGTCAAAGTTGCCGAAAATGGGAAAATTGCCATTGATATGATGAGCAGAGAGAAATTCGATATGGTCTTTATGGATATGCAAATGCCTATAATGGATGGTTATACAGCAACAAGGAAATTAAGGCAGATGGGTATCGAAACCCCGATTATCGCTCTTACCGCTCATACAATGCGCGGTGATGAAGAAAAGACCCTGAAAGTTGGATGTAATGGTTATCTGGGAAAACCTGTCAGACGAAGGGACCTCCTTGATGCTGTCAGGAGATTTTTGAACTCAAAGAAGGCTGATGAAATCGATGATGAAGCTATCTATGAAAAAGAAGAAATAGCAAATGGCTCAAATAACCGCATTCAGAACTTTGCCTTGAAAATGGGACTTTCTATAGAAGAAGCACAAAACATGTTTCAAGAATACGGCAAATTCATTGAAGAAAGAATCGAATATATCCAAAAGAAAATAGATGAAGGGGATTTAGAATCAATAGCAGTTGAGGGACACAGTCTAAAAGGCTCAGGAACCATGTATTCTGTCGAAGAAATATCTGAATTGGGCCTTAATATGGAAAAAGCTGCCAGGGAAAAGCGAGTTGAAGAAGTAAAATCACAGTTAAAAGCCCTGATGGAGTTGAAAAAGAAAATCTGGAGATGA
- a CDS encoding DegV family protein gives MKRKVKIMLDSTADIPQEWIERFDITTIPLHLTWPDGTQEDDDSREFRVISDFWRRLENSDRLPKSSQPSPGEIRSFYEKAFDNGYEEILVLCISTHMSGTYNTAKLVAEEFDKPIYVVDTKKASAINPLMAKRAHELISEGKNVEETGKILEKEISEGKYHAVFYVSKFDFLVKGGRVSKFQGFVGNLLSINVGLYIEHKSGSMIPFKKVRGEKKAQTMLLNKILEEVPKGSTVDVILVHADNENGINALKKPLEDTYNIREMATSVMGKVISTHVGPGTAGFGLYWVK, from the coding sequence ATGAAGAGAAAAGTAAAAATAATGCTTGACAGTACTGCCGATATACCGCAAGAATGGATAGAGAGATTTGATATAACAACTATCCCGCTTCACTTAACCTGGCCTGATGGAACACAAGAAGATGATGATTCAAGAGAGTTTCGGGTAATAAGTGATTTTTGGAGGCGCCTTGAAAACAGCGACAGGCTTCCTAAAAGCTCTCAACCTTCTCCAGGAGAGATACGTTCTTTCTACGAAAAGGCATTTGATAATGGTTATGAAGAAATACTCGTGCTTTGCATCTCCACACATATGTCAGGTACTTACAACACAGCAAAATTGGTAGCTGAAGAATTTGATAAACCAATTTATGTTGTAGATACAAAAAAGGCAAGCGCTATTAACCCGCTAATGGCAAAACGCGCACACGAATTGATAAGCGAAGGCAAAAATGTGGAGGAGACCGGAAAGATTCTTGAGAAAGAAATCAGTGAAGGTAAATATCACGCAGTTTTCTATGTCTCTAAGTTTGATTTTCTCGTCAAAGGCGGAAGAGTTTCTAAATTTCAGGGCTTTGTGGGAAACCTGCTGAGTATAAACGTTGGATTGTACATCGAACACAAAAGCGGTTCGATGATCCCATTCAAAAAAGTTCGAGGTGAAAAGAAAGCTCAAACGATGTTGTTGAACAAGATTTTAGAAGAGGTACCTAAAGGCTCCACAGTGGATGTGATACTGGTGCATGCGGATAATGAAAACGGCATAAATGCTTTGAAAAAGCCCCTTGAAGACACTTACAATATCCGAGAAATGGCCACCTCTGTAATGGGGAAAGTAATCTCAACACATGTCGGCCCGGGTACAGCAGGATTTGGACTTTATTGGGTAAAGTGA